The following are encoded in a window of Castanea sativa cultivar Marrone di Chiusa Pesio chromosome 5, ASM4071231v1 genomic DNA:
- the LOC142633656 gene encoding homeobox-DDT domain protein RLT1 isoform X2 has product MEAASEEENQNQNNEENINNNNNNNNSNSNGKINNNNNNNSSEGQSKPKRQMKTPFQLETLEKAYSMETYPSEATRAELSEKLGLSDRQLQMWFCHRRLKDKKDGSAKKPRKSASTAVVAAMPESPVDELRGGGEPGSDYGSGSGSGSGSSPLGRSEFRNAVSRSVLDDVPIMRRYYESPQSILELRAIACVEAQLGEPLREDGPILGVEFDSLPPDAFGAPIAVSEQPKRLGHPYEGKLYEQRDVKSYKATQRALHEYPFLHDQPGARPDAFGQVSQSHFHDSMIDAPTARTSSVVHGNEQLPRVHGVQGHVPRVRIFPQQEKQALALSSPPRDDERVPQRESLTNVRVSSQFGDHPIIGPEDSYVLSDGQISHSDAILRMEKKRKSEEARIAKEVEAHEIRIRKELEKQDILRRKNEERMKKEMEKQDRERKKEEERLMRERQREEERSKREQKREMERREKFLQKENLRAEKRRQKEELRKEKEAVRRKAAIEKATARRIARESMELIEDEQLELMELAVASKGLSSMIHLDHDTLQNIESFRDLLSAFPPKSVKLKKPFAVQPWINSEENIGNLLMVWRFLITFADVLKLWPFTLDEFVQAFHDYDSRLLGEIHLALLKLIIKDIEDVARTPSTGLVVNQNGAANPGGGHPQIVEGAYAWGFDIRNWQRHLNPLTWPEIFRQLALSAGFGPQLKKRSVRWSYSHENDEGKGCEDIVSTLRNGSAAENAFAIMQEKGLLLPRRSRHRLTPGTVKFAAFHVLSLEGGKGLTVLELADKIQKSGLRDLTTSKTPEASISVALTRDAKLFERIAPSTYRVRAAFRKDPADAEAILSAARKKIQIFENGFLAEDAEYVERDDAEDVLRDDTEDVERDDTEDVERDEDSESDDVDEDPEVDDFATLSTGNKISNPYGEVKTCSGSGKDDLCNDVALNLQTELEKDFSPIPLAGPKDENCPSTASELCVVGGGISAVNQENMEIDESKSGESWIQGLTEGDYSDLSVEERLNALVTLIGVANEGNSIRGVLEDRMESANALKKQMWAEAQLDKSRLKEEIISKADFSSSITGSRAEMQFLSSAVEGSQSPFPNVDNQLIEASPSTAENQNPLVSQGIQDHLNNVPTERTPGQDFPTGPDNFLIQQLGYASKRSRSQLKSYIAHRAEEMYVYRSLPLGQDRRRNRYWQFVASASSNDPGSGRIFIELHDGNWRLIDSEEAFDALLISLDARGIRESHLRLMLQKIESSFKENVQRNMPSANVVGRSGTMVKNEADEMNSSPDCPAGFDSPSSTVCGLNSDMLETSSSFRIELGRNETEKKAALNRYQDFQKWTWKECFNSVTLCAMKYGKKRCSQLLGVCDFCLNCYLSEDSHCLSCHCSFGTSNNDFNFSEHAIQCEEKRKIHMGSFQILDSSLPLGTRLLKSLLAFIEVSVPPEALQSYWMGDHRKTWGVKLNASSSVEDLLQILTLLERVLKRDFLSSNFAMTEELLGSCTQSGSSLHDFSDPRSIPVLPWIPQTMTAVALRLFELDASVIYLKQEKPEPFEDKEVREYILPSRYAPFDNVKEVELTELNHDEKNFTELKSNRNSYKRGRGGREQGRGKKWQKKARVSYSNVGRRNVKSNENLIQGLRQQGQRTYGQGSGRGRRTVRRRRVEKRAVDERLLSHRADTYRPKSIDDSPRNLGEEWDDERISMHPMEDPNFNDAEAVDSDDNAQAVEYEHGNWEIGFASASNGWREDLNEASDEDVDASEDDNVIEEAGDEDSEADVDMSDGSDGIANRVGNDEGSESSDSDDYSD; this is encoded by the exons ATGGAGGCCGCTTCAGAGGAAGAGAACCAGAACCAGAACAATGAAGaaaacatcaacaacaacaacaacaataacaacagcAATAGTAACGGgaaaatcaacaacaacaacaacaacaattccAGTGAAGGACAGAGCAAGCCGAAGCGTCAGATGAAGACTCCGTTTCAGCTCGAAACTCTCGAGAAAGCTTATTCCA TGGAGACTTATCCATCGGAGGCGACGAGAGCGGAGCTGTCGGAAAAATTGGGGCTTTCGGATCGGCAATTGCAGATGTGGTTCTGTCACAGGAGGTTGAAGGACAAAAAGGACGGTTCGGCGAAGAAGCCGCGTAAATCCGCGTCGACGGCGGTGGTGGCGGCGATGCCGGAGTCTCCTGTTGATGAATTGAGGGGTGGAGGTGAGCCTGGGAGTGATTACGGGTCTGGTTCGGGTTCTGGGTCGGGTTCGAGCCCATTAGGTCGCTCGGAGTTTAGAAATGCAGTGTCAAGGAGTGTGCTTGATGATGTACCAATCATGAGGAGGTATTACGAGTCGCCTCAATCGATATTGGAGCTTAGAGCTATTGCCTGTGTGGAGGCACAGTTAGGAGAGCCATTGAGGGAAGACGGGCCAATTCTCGGGGTTGAGTTTGATTCATTGCCGCCTGATGCATTCGGGGCACCTATAG CTGTTTCAGAGCAGCCGAAGCGGTTGGGGCATCCTTATGAAGGCAAATTATATGAGCAACGTGATGTCAAATCTTATAAA GCTACCCAGAGGGCTCTCCATGAATATCCATTTCTTCATGACCAACCTGGTGCAAGACCTGATGCGTTTGGACAAGTTTCCCAATCTCATTTTCATGACTCAATGATTGATGCCCCAACTGCCAGAACTTCATCAGTTGTGCATGGAAATGAACAATTGCCCAGGGTGCATGGTGTCCAAGGTCATGTACCTCGTGTTCGTATTTTTCCCCAGCAAGAAAAGCAGGCACTTGCCTTATCATCACCTCCTAGGGATGATGAACGTGTCCCACAAAGGGAGTCCTTGACAAATGTTAGAGTGAGTTCTCAGTTTGGTGATCATCCTATTATTGGACCAGAAGATTCATATGTATTGTCTGATGGGCAAATATCTCATAGTGATGCTATTTTGCGGATGGAAAAGAAACGCAAG AGTGAAGAAGCTAGAATTGCAAAAGAAGTTGAAGCCCATGAGATTCGGATTAGGAAAGAGCTTGAGAAACAAGATATATTGAGACGAAAG AATGAAGAACGAATgaagaaagaaatggaaaaacaGGACCgtgaaagaaagaaggaagaagagaggCTGATGCGTGAAAGACAGCGAGAGGAGGAGAGATCTAAGCGTGAGCAAAAACGGGAAATGGAACGAAGGGAAAAATTCTTGCAGAAAGAAAATTTAAGA GCTGAGAAAAGGAGGCAAAAAGAAGAGCTCCGCAAAGAGAAAGAGGCAGTAAGGCGCAAAGCTGCCATTGAGAAGGCTACTGCGCGCAGAATAGCTAGAGAATCTATGGAGCTTATTGAGGATGAACAGCTGGAACTGATGGAATTAGCTGTTGCAAGCAAGGGCTTGTCCTCAATGATCCATCTTGACCATGACACACTGCAAAATATTGAATCATTCAGAG ATCTTCTGAGTGCATTCCCACCTAAGTCGGTGAAATTGAAAAAACCATTTGCGGTTCAACCCTGGATCAATTCGGAGGAGAATATTGGCAACCTTCTGATG gtgTGGAGATTTTTGATTACTTTTGCTGATGTTCTCAAGTTATGGCCGTTTACTCTTGATGAGTTTGTTCAAGCTTTTCATGACTAT GATTCAAGGTTGTTGGGCGAGATACATCTTGCTCTTCTTAAGTTGATAATAAAAGATATAGAAGATGTTGCTAGGACACCATCTACAGGATTAGTAGTTAATCAAAATGGTGCTGCTAATCCTGGAGGTGGACATCCACAGATTGTTGAAGGG GCTTATGCATGGGGCTTTGACATACGCAACTGGCAGCGGCACTTAAATCCATTGACATGGCCTGAAATATTTCGGCAACTGGCCCTATCTGCAGGATTCGGGCCACAGTTGAAGAAAAGGAGTGTCAGATGGTCATACTCGCATGAGAATGATGAG GGTAAAGGTTGTGAAGATATAGTTTCTACTCTTCGTAATGGTTCAGCAGCTGAAAATGCATTTGCAATAATGCAAGAAAAAGGGTTATTACTTCCCCGAAGATCTAGGCATCGGCTGACTCCTGGAACCGTCAAATTTGCTGCTTTTCATGTTCTTTCACTTGAGGGAGGCAAGGGATTAACTGTATTAGAACTTGCAGACAAGATTCAG AAATCTGGACTTCGGGACCTGACAACGAGCAAGACACCAGAAGCTTCGATTTCTGTTGCTTTGACAAGGGATGCCAAGCTTTTTGAAAGGATAGCCCCTTCAACCTATCGCGTGCGTGCTGCTTTCCGGAAGGATCCTGCTGATGCTGAGGCAATACTTTCAGCAGCCAGAAAGAAAATTCAGATatttgaaaatgggtttttagCTGAAGATGCTGAGTATGTTGAAAGAGATGATGCTGAGGATGTTTTAAGAGATGATACTGAGGATGTTGAACGAGATGATACTGAGGATGTTGAAAGAGATGAAGACTCTGAATCTGATGATGTCGATGAGGATCCTGAAGTGGATGATTTTGCAACTCTGTCAACTGGGAACAAAATCTCCAATCCCTATGGTGAAGTGAAAACTTGCTCAGGAAGTGGAAAAGACGATCTTTGCAACGATGTTGCACTGAATCTGCAGACTGAGTTGGAGAAGGATTTTTCACCCATCCCTTTGGCTGGACCCAAAGATGAAAACTGTCCAAGCACTGCCAGTGAGCTCTGTGTTGTTGGTGGAGGCATCAGTGCTGTCAATCAAGAAAATATGGAGATTGATGAAAGTAAGTCAGGTGAATCATGGATTCAAGGACTTACAGAAGGAGATTATTCTGATCTCAGTGTAGAGGAGCGTCTTAATGCCCTTGTTACCTTAATTGGTGTTGCAAATGAGGGAAACTCTATTCGTGGTGTTCTTGAG GATCGCATGGAATCAGCAAATGCTCTCAAGAAACAAATGTGGGCAGAAGCACAGCTAGATAAAAGTCGCTTGAAAGAAGAGATTATAAGTAAAGCAGATTTTTCGTCATCTATTACGGGGAGCAGAGCTGAAATGCAGTTTTTGAGTTCTGCAGTGGAGGGCAGCCAAAGCCCCTTTCCTAATGTTGATAATCAACTTATTGAGGCATCCCCCAGCACCGCTGAAAACCAAAACCCACTTGTTTCACAAGGCATCCAGGATCACCTCAACAATGTGCCTACCGAAAGGACCCCTGGTCAAGATTTTCCCACAGGTCCTGATAATTTCCTTATTCAGCAACTTGGATATGCTTCAAAAAGGTCAAGGTCACAATTGAAATCTTATATTGCGCACAGAGCCGAAGAGATGTATGTATACAGGTCCTTGCCTCTTGGACAAGATCGCAGGAGAAATCGATACTGGCAGTTTGTTGCATCTGCTTCTAGCAATGACCCTGGTTCTGGCAGGATCTTTATTGAATTGCATGATGGCAATTGGAGGCTCATTGATTCTGAAGAG GCCTTTGATGCTCTTTTGATATCTTTGGATGCACGGGGGATAAGGGAGTCCCATTTGCGTTTAATGTTGCAAAAGATTGAGTCATCCTTCAAAGAAAATGTTCAAAGGAATATGCCAAGTGCTAATGTTGTGGGTCGAAGTGGAACCATGGTTAAAAATGAGGCTGATGAAATGAATTCTAGTCCAGACTGCCCGGCTGGTTTTGACAGTCCTAGCAGTACTGTTTGTGGTTTAAATTCAGATATGTTGGAGACCTCATCTTCTTTCCGAATTGAGCTTGGGAGAAATGAAACTGAGAAGAAGGCTGCCCTTAATAGGTATCAAGATTTTCAAAAGTGGACGTGGAAAGAGTGTTTTAATTCGGTGACATTATGTGCAATGAAGTACGGGAAAAAGAGGTGTTCACAGCTGTTGggtgtttgtgatttttgtcTCAATTGTTATCTCTCTGAAGACTCTCACTGCCTTTCTTGCCACTGTAGTTTTGGTACTAGTaataatgattttaatttttcggaacatgcaattcaatgtgAAGAGAAAAGGAAGATACATATGGGAAGTTTCCAAATATTAGATTCTTCTCTTCCACTGGGAACCAGATTGCTGAAGTCTCTATTAGCTTTCATTGAG GTATCTGTCCCACCAGAAGCTCTTCAATCATATTGGATGGGAGACCATCGAAAGACTTGGGGAGTGAAGTTGAATGCATCATCATCAGTTGAGGACCTTCTACAG ATATTGACTCTGTTGGAGAGAGTGTTGAAGCGAGACTTTCTATCATCAAATTTTGCAATGACAGAGGAACTGTTGGGCTCCTGTACTCAGTCAGGAAGTTCATTGCATGATTTTTCTGATCCTAGATCAATACCTGTACTTCCATGGATACCGCAAACCATGACAGCTGTTGCTTTGAGACTTTTTGAGCTTGATGCATCTGTAATTTATTTGAAGCAGGAAAAACCTGagccttttgaggacaaggaaGTCAGAGAATATata CTTCCTTCAAGATACGCCCCTTTTGATAATGTTAAGGAGGTTGAACTAACAGAACTCAACCATGATGAAAAGAACTTTACTGAGCTGAAAAGCAACCGAAACAGCTATAAACGTGGGCGAGGGGGTCGTGAGCAAGGGCGAGGTAAAAAGTGGCAGAAGAAAGCCCGTGTTTCCTATTCTAATGTTGGAAGGCGAAATGTAAAGAGcaatgaaaatttaattcaaggaCTAAGACAACAAGGACAAAGAACGTATGGACAAGGGAGTGGACGGGGACGTCGAACAGTTAGGAGGAGGAGAGTGGAGAAGAGGGCTGTTGATGAGAGGTTGCTGAGCCATAGGGCTGATACATATAGGCCCAAGAGCATTGATGATTCACCAAGAAACTTGGGCGAGGAGTGGGATGATGAAAGAATCAGCATGCACCCTATGGAGGATCCTAATTTTAATGATGCAGAAGCAGTGGATTCAGATGATAATGCCCAGGCAGTTGAATATGAGCATGGAAATTGGGAGATTGGGTTCGCTAGTGCCTCCAATGGGTGGAGAGAGGATCTAAATGAAGCGAGTGATGAAGATGTGGATGCTTCTGAAGATGATAATGTCATTGAAGAGGCTGGAGATGAAGATTCGGAGGCAGATGTAGATATGAGTGATGGCTCAGATGGAATAGCAAACAGGGTCGGCAATGATGAAGGCTCAGAATCATCAGATTCTGACGATTATAGTGATTAA
- the LOC142633656 gene encoding homeobox-DDT domain protein RLT1 isoform X1, whose protein sequence is MEAASEEENQNQNNEENINNNNNNNNSNSNGKINNNNNNNSSEGQSKPKRQMKTPFQLETLEKAYSMETYPSEATRAELSEKLGLSDRQLQMWFCHRRLKDKKDGSAKKPRKSASTAVVAAMPESPVDELRGGGEPGSDYGSGSGSGSGSSPLGRSEFRNAVSRSVLDDVPIMRRYYESPQSILELRAIACVEAQLGEPLREDGPILGVEFDSLPPDAFGAPIAVSEQPKRLGHPYEGKLYEQRDVKSYKATQRALHEYPFLHDQPGARPDAFGQVSQSHFHDSMIDAPTARTSSVVHGNEQLPRVHGVQGHVPRVRIFPQQEKQALALSSPPRDDERVPQRESLTNVRVSSQFGDHPIIGPEDSYVLSDGQISHSDAILRMEKKRKSEEARIAKEVEAHEIRIRKELEKQDILRRKNEERMKKEMEKQDRERKKEEERLMRERQREEERSKREQKREMERREKFLQKENLRAEKRRQKEELRKEKEAVRRKAAIEKATARRIARESMELIEDEQLELMELAVASKGLSSMIHLDHDTLQNIESFRDLLSAFPPKSVKLKKPFAVQPWINSEENIGNLLMVWRFLITFADVLKLWPFTLDEFVQAFHDYDSRLLGEIHLALLKLIIKDIEDVARTPSTGLVVNQNGAANPGGGHPQIVEGAYAWGFDIRNWQRHLNPLTWPEIFRQLALSAGFGPQLKKRSVRWSYSHENDEGKGCEDIVSTLRNGSAAENAFAIMQEKGLLLPRRSRHRLTPGTVKFAAFHVLSLEGGKGLTVLELADKIQKSGLRDLTTSKTPEASISVALTRDAKLFERIAPSTYRVRAAFRKDPADAEAILSAARKKIQIFENGFLAEDAEYVERDDAEDVLRDDTEDVERDDTEDVERDEDSESDDVDEDPEVDDFATLSTGNKISNPYGEVKTCSGSGKDDLCNDVALNLQTELEKDFSPIPLAGPKDENCPSTASELCVVGGGISAVNQENMEIDESKSGESWIQGLTEGDYSDLSVEERLNALVTLIGVANEGNSIRGVLEDRMESANALKKQMWAEAQLDKSRLKEEIISKADFSSSITGSRAEMQFLSSAVEGSQSPFPNVDNQLIEASPSTAENQNPLVSQGIQDHLNNVPTERTPGQDFPTGPDNFLIQQLGYASKRSRSQLKSYIAHRAEEMYVYRSLPLGQDRRRNRYWQFVASASSNDPGSGRIFIELHDGNWRLIDSEEAFDALLISLDARGIRESHLRLMLQKIESSFKENVQRNMPSANVVGRSGTMVKNEADEMNSSPDCPAGFDSPSSTVCGLNSDMLETSSSFRIELGRNETEKKAALNRYQDFQKWTWKECFNSVTLCAMKYGKKRCSQLLGVCDFCLNCYLSEDSHCLSCHCSFGTSNNDFNFSEHAIQCEEKRKIHMGSFQILDSSLPLGTRLLKSLLAFIEVSVPPEALQSYWMGDHRKTWGVKLNASSSVEDLLQILTLLERVLKRDFLSSNFAMTEELLGSCTQSGSSLHDFSDPRSIPVLPWIPQTMTAVALRLFELDASVIYLKQEKPEPFEDKEVREYIKLPSRYAPFDNVKEVELTELNHDEKNFTELKSNRNSYKRGRGGREQGRGKKWQKKARVSYSNVGRRNVKSNENLIQGLRQQGQRTYGQGSGRGRRTVRRRRVEKRAVDERLLSHRADTYRPKSIDDSPRNLGEEWDDERISMHPMEDPNFNDAEAVDSDDNAQAVEYEHGNWEIGFASASNGWREDLNEASDEDVDASEDDNVIEEAGDEDSEADVDMSDGSDGIANRVGNDEGSESSDSDDYSD, encoded by the exons ATGGAGGCCGCTTCAGAGGAAGAGAACCAGAACCAGAACAATGAAGaaaacatcaacaacaacaacaacaataacaacagcAATAGTAACGGgaaaatcaacaacaacaacaacaacaattccAGTGAAGGACAGAGCAAGCCGAAGCGTCAGATGAAGACTCCGTTTCAGCTCGAAACTCTCGAGAAAGCTTATTCCA TGGAGACTTATCCATCGGAGGCGACGAGAGCGGAGCTGTCGGAAAAATTGGGGCTTTCGGATCGGCAATTGCAGATGTGGTTCTGTCACAGGAGGTTGAAGGACAAAAAGGACGGTTCGGCGAAGAAGCCGCGTAAATCCGCGTCGACGGCGGTGGTGGCGGCGATGCCGGAGTCTCCTGTTGATGAATTGAGGGGTGGAGGTGAGCCTGGGAGTGATTACGGGTCTGGTTCGGGTTCTGGGTCGGGTTCGAGCCCATTAGGTCGCTCGGAGTTTAGAAATGCAGTGTCAAGGAGTGTGCTTGATGATGTACCAATCATGAGGAGGTATTACGAGTCGCCTCAATCGATATTGGAGCTTAGAGCTATTGCCTGTGTGGAGGCACAGTTAGGAGAGCCATTGAGGGAAGACGGGCCAATTCTCGGGGTTGAGTTTGATTCATTGCCGCCTGATGCATTCGGGGCACCTATAG CTGTTTCAGAGCAGCCGAAGCGGTTGGGGCATCCTTATGAAGGCAAATTATATGAGCAACGTGATGTCAAATCTTATAAA GCTACCCAGAGGGCTCTCCATGAATATCCATTTCTTCATGACCAACCTGGTGCAAGACCTGATGCGTTTGGACAAGTTTCCCAATCTCATTTTCATGACTCAATGATTGATGCCCCAACTGCCAGAACTTCATCAGTTGTGCATGGAAATGAACAATTGCCCAGGGTGCATGGTGTCCAAGGTCATGTACCTCGTGTTCGTATTTTTCCCCAGCAAGAAAAGCAGGCACTTGCCTTATCATCACCTCCTAGGGATGATGAACGTGTCCCACAAAGGGAGTCCTTGACAAATGTTAGAGTGAGTTCTCAGTTTGGTGATCATCCTATTATTGGACCAGAAGATTCATATGTATTGTCTGATGGGCAAATATCTCATAGTGATGCTATTTTGCGGATGGAAAAGAAACGCAAG AGTGAAGAAGCTAGAATTGCAAAAGAAGTTGAAGCCCATGAGATTCGGATTAGGAAAGAGCTTGAGAAACAAGATATATTGAGACGAAAG AATGAAGAACGAATgaagaaagaaatggaaaaacaGGACCgtgaaagaaagaaggaagaagagaggCTGATGCGTGAAAGACAGCGAGAGGAGGAGAGATCTAAGCGTGAGCAAAAACGGGAAATGGAACGAAGGGAAAAATTCTTGCAGAAAGAAAATTTAAGA GCTGAGAAAAGGAGGCAAAAAGAAGAGCTCCGCAAAGAGAAAGAGGCAGTAAGGCGCAAAGCTGCCATTGAGAAGGCTACTGCGCGCAGAATAGCTAGAGAATCTATGGAGCTTATTGAGGATGAACAGCTGGAACTGATGGAATTAGCTGTTGCAAGCAAGGGCTTGTCCTCAATGATCCATCTTGACCATGACACACTGCAAAATATTGAATCATTCAGAG ATCTTCTGAGTGCATTCCCACCTAAGTCGGTGAAATTGAAAAAACCATTTGCGGTTCAACCCTGGATCAATTCGGAGGAGAATATTGGCAACCTTCTGATG gtgTGGAGATTTTTGATTACTTTTGCTGATGTTCTCAAGTTATGGCCGTTTACTCTTGATGAGTTTGTTCAAGCTTTTCATGACTAT GATTCAAGGTTGTTGGGCGAGATACATCTTGCTCTTCTTAAGTTGATAATAAAAGATATAGAAGATGTTGCTAGGACACCATCTACAGGATTAGTAGTTAATCAAAATGGTGCTGCTAATCCTGGAGGTGGACATCCACAGATTGTTGAAGGG GCTTATGCATGGGGCTTTGACATACGCAACTGGCAGCGGCACTTAAATCCATTGACATGGCCTGAAATATTTCGGCAACTGGCCCTATCTGCAGGATTCGGGCCACAGTTGAAGAAAAGGAGTGTCAGATGGTCATACTCGCATGAGAATGATGAG GGTAAAGGTTGTGAAGATATAGTTTCTACTCTTCGTAATGGTTCAGCAGCTGAAAATGCATTTGCAATAATGCAAGAAAAAGGGTTATTACTTCCCCGAAGATCTAGGCATCGGCTGACTCCTGGAACCGTCAAATTTGCTGCTTTTCATGTTCTTTCACTTGAGGGAGGCAAGGGATTAACTGTATTAGAACTTGCAGACAAGATTCAG AAATCTGGACTTCGGGACCTGACAACGAGCAAGACACCAGAAGCTTCGATTTCTGTTGCTTTGACAAGGGATGCCAAGCTTTTTGAAAGGATAGCCCCTTCAACCTATCGCGTGCGTGCTGCTTTCCGGAAGGATCCTGCTGATGCTGAGGCAATACTTTCAGCAGCCAGAAAGAAAATTCAGATatttgaaaatgggtttttagCTGAAGATGCTGAGTATGTTGAAAGAGATGATGCTGAGGATGTTTTAAGAGATGATACTGAGGATGTTGAACGAGATGATACTGAGGATGTTGAAAGAGATGAAGACTCTGAATCTGATGATGTCGATGAGGATCCTGAAGTGGATGATTTTGCAACTCTGTCAACTGGGAACAAAATCTCCAATCCCTATGGTGAAGTGAAAACTTGCTCAGGAAGTGGAAAAGACGATCTTTGCAACGATGTTGCACTGAATCTGCAGACTGAGTTGGAGAAGGATTTTTCACCCATCCCTTTGGCTGGACCCAAAGATGAAAACTGTCCAAGCACTGCCAGTGAGCTCTGTGTTGTTGGTGGAGGCATCAGTGCTGTCAATCAAGAAAATATGGAGATTGATGAAAGTAAGTCAGGTGAATCATGGATTCAAGGACTTACAGAAGGAGATTATTCTGATCTCAGTGTAGAGGAGCGTCTTAATGCCCTTGTTACCTTAATTGGTGTTGCAAATGAGGGAAACTCTATTCGTGGTGTTCTTGAG GATCGCATGGAATCAGCAAATGCTCTCAAGAAACAAATGTGGGCAGAAGCACAGCTAGATAAAAGTCGCTTGAAAGAAGAGATTATAAGTAAAGCAGATTTTTCGTCATCTATTACGGGGAGCAGAGCTGAAATGCAGTTTTTGAGTTCTGCAGTGGAGGGCAGCCAAAGCCCCTTTCCTAATGTTGATAATCAACTTATTGAGGCATCCCCCAGCACCGCTGAAAACCAAAACCCACTTGTTTCACAAGGCATCCAGGATCACCTCAACAATGTGCCTACCGAAAGGACCCCTGGTCAAGATTTTCCCACAGGTCCTGATAATTTCCTTATTCAGCAACTTGGATATGCTTCAAAAAGGTCAAGGTCACAATTGAAATCTTATATTGCGCACAGAGCCGAAGAGATGTATGTATACAGGTCCTTGCCTCTTGGACAAGATCGCAGGAGAAATCGATACTGGCAGTTTGTTGCATCTGCTTCTAGCAATGACCCTGGTTCTGGCAGGATCTTTATTGAATTGCATGATGGCAATTGGAGGCTCATTGATTCTGAAGAG GCCTTTGATGCTCTTTTGATATCTTTGGATGCACGGGGGATAAGGGAGTCCCATTTGCGTTTAATGTTGCAAAAGATTGAGTCATCCTTCAAAGAAAATGTTCAAAGGAATATGCCAAGTGCTAATGTTGTGGGTCGAAGTGGAACCATGGTTAAAAATGAGGCTGATGAAATGAATTCTAGTCCAGACTGCCCGGCTGGTTTTGACAGTCCTAGCAGTACTGTTTGTGGTTTAAATTCAGATATGTTGGAGACCTCATCTTCTTTCCGAATTGAGCTTGGGAGAAATGAAACTGAGAAGAAGGCTGCCCTTAATAGGTATCAAGATTTTCAAAAGTGGACGTGGAAAGAGTGTTTTAATTCGGTGACATTATGTGCAATGAAGTACGGGAAAAAGAGGTGTTCACAGCTGTTGggtgtttgtgatttttgtcTCAATTGTTATCTCTCTGAAGACTCTCACTGCCTTTCTTGCCACTGTAGTTTTGGTACTAGTaataatgattttaatttttcggaacatgcaattcaatgtgAAGAGAAAAGGAAGATACATATGGGAAGTTTCCAAATATTAGATTCTTCTCTTCCACTGGGAACCAGATTGCTGAAGTCTCTATTAGCTTTCATTGAG GTATCTGTCCCACCAGAAGCTCTTCAATCATATTGGATGGGAGACCATCGAAAGACTTGGGGAGTGAAGTTGAATGCATCATCATCAGTTGAGGACCTTCTACAG ATATTGACTCTGTTGGAGAGAGTGTTGAAGCGAGACTTTCTATCATCAAATTTTGCAATGACAGAGGAACTGTTGGGCTCCTGTACTCAGTCAGGAAGTTCATTGCATGATTTTTCTGATCCTAGATCAATACCTGTACTTCCATGGATACCGCAAACCATGACAGCTGTTGCTTTGAGACTTTTTGAGCTTGATGCATCTGTAATTTATTTGAAGCAGGAAAAACCTGagccttttgaggacaaggaaGTCAGAGAATATata AAGCTTCCTTCAAGATACGCCCCTTTTGATAATGTTAAGGAGGTTGAACTAACAGAACTCAACCATGATGAAAAGAACTTTACTGAGCTGAAAAGCAACCGAAACAGCTATAAACGTGGGCGAGGGGGTCGTGAGCAAGGGCGAGGTAAAAAGTGGCAGAAGAAAGCCCGTGTTTCCTATTCTAATGTTGGAAGGCGAAATGTAAAGAGcaatgaaaatttaattcaaggaCTAAGACAACAAGGACAAAGAACGTATGGACAAGGGAGTGGACGGGGACGTCGAACAGTTAGGAGGAGGAGAGTGGAGAAGAGGGCTGTTGATGAGAGGTTGCTGAGCCATAGGGCTGATACATATAGGCCCAAGAGCATTGATGATTCACCAAGAAACTTGGGCGAGGAGTGGGATGATGAAAGAATCAGCATGCACCCTATGGAGGATCCTAATTTTAATGATGCAGAAGCAGTGGATTCAGATGATAATGCCCAGGCAGTTGAATATGAGCATGGAAATTGGGAGATTGGGTTCGCTAGTGCCTCCAATGGGTGGAGAGAGGATCTAAATGAAGCGAGTGATGAAGATGTGGATGCTTCTGAAGATGATAATGTCATTGAAGAGGCTGGAGATGAAGATTCGGAGGCAGATGTAGATATGAGTGATGGCTCAGATGGAATAGCAAACAGGGTCGGCAATGATGAAGGCTCAGAATCATCAGATTCTGACGATTATAGTGATTAA